GTAGGGGAGGCCCTCGACGTCCGGGACGATCGTCCCCAGGCCGTAGCCGAGCCCGAGGACGTAGAACAGCGGCTCGCCGACGGAGCCCACGAGGCTCGTCCTCCAGCTCGCGAGCCATACCGTCGCGTTGCGCGTCCAGACGAGCAGCGGCCCCGCGAGGATCCTCAGCATGCGCCATTCCCGAAGACCGCCGCCTCGGGCCCGCCGGCCCGATGCTCGCGCAGGATCTCCCAGAGCGAGCCCTCCGCGCGGATCCGCCCTTCTTCGAGGACCGCGGCCCGGTCGCAGAGGGCCTCGGCCTCGGCCAGGTCGTGGGTGGCGAGGATCAGCGTGGCGCCGCGCTCCTTGAGCGACGAGAGCGTCGCGAGGCATTGCTGGCGGCTCTCGCGGTCCAGGCCGCGCGTCGGCTCGTCGAGGATCACGATCGCCGGGTCGGTCAGCAGCGCCCGCGCCAGGACCAGGCGCCGGCGCAGGCCCGTCGAGAGGTGCGACACGGGCTCGTCGGCGTGTCCGTCGAGCCCGCTCTCCCGGAGCAGCGACGCGCAGCGCCGGCGCGCGTCCTCGCGCGAGAGGCGGTGGTAGCGGCCGTGGAAGTAGAGGTTGCGGGCGACGCTCAGGTCGGAGTCGAGGAGGTCCTCCTGCGGGGCGATCCCGAGCGCCGCCCGGGCCTCGCGCGGGGATGCCGCCACGTCGACGCCGTTGACGAGGATCGTCCCGGCGCTGGGCCGGATGAACCCGTGGATCATCTTCAGGGTCGTCGACTTGCCCGCGCCGTTGGGGCCCATCAGCCCGAAGCACTCCCCGCGGCGCGCCGAGAAGCTGACGTCCGCGACGACCACCTTGGCCCCGAAGGACTTCGCCACCGAGCGCAGGTCGACGGACGGCTTCACTTGCGCTCCGTCGCGCCCGGCGCCGGGAGCGGCGCGGCGTCGATGGCGCACGTCCCGGTCTCGCCGGCCCCGACCGTGACGGGATTGACCGCGCAGAGGCCGTAGAGGTCCCCGGGACCCGCCTCGGCGTTCGGGAACGCCGGGCGCGGGCCCTTGGCGACGAGGTGGTAGGACCCGGCGGGCAGGTAGAGGGTGTAGCTCCCATCCTCCGCCGTGGGGCCGGAATGGGCGAAGCCCTGCCCCCTGAAGCCTCCCTCGACGTCCTTGTAGGCATGCACCCGCACGCCCGGGACGGGGACGCCCGCGGAGCGCACCGTGCCGGCGATCCGCGCGACTCGGCTCGGCGGCGGCCCGGTGTCCGTCAGGGGGCGGGGCTCCCAGGACGAGAAGGCCACCCGGTCGCGCGGAAAGGGCTTGTCGAAGTAGAACACCTCGGGCTTGTCGTGGAAGTCCTCGATGACCGAGATGTTGCCCTCGGCGCCGAGCCGCTCCATCTCCGAGAGCGCCGCCGCGCCCCACCAGTTCCCGCGGGCGTCCACGAGCCCCTCCTCGCCGACCGCGAACGGCGTGAACTTCCTCGTCTGCGGCGGCAGCGCCTCCGGAGCGGCGGGCGCGGCCGCGAGGGCGCTCCCGCCGGCGCGGTACGGGATGAGCTTCTCCACCTTGATGGACATGTTGTCGCCGACGACGACCGCGAACCTGCGGTTGTCGTCGAGGTTGTTCCCGTTGATCACGGGGTAGGAGGCGAAGTTGCAGTAGATGCCGACCCCGTTGCGGCGGATGTCGTTGGCGGCGATCGTCGGGAACGCGTACTTCTCGGCCCAGACGCCGGTGTCGTTCTCGGTGATGATGTTGTTGCGGATCAGCGGCCGCGACTGCAGTTCGACGTGGATGCCCTGCCCGTGGCCGCGGATGGCGTTGCCCTCGATCAGGGGCGACGAGCCCTGGACGCACGAGATGCCGTGCCCGCCGTTGCCCGCCACGGTCGAACGCCGCAGCGCGGGCGAGCTGCCCATCAGGCACGCGATGCCCCCCGCGCCGTTGCCGGTGATCTCGCAATGTTCCACCTGGAACGCCGACGCCTGGAAGTACTTCATGCCCTGGTCGTTGCCGGAGATCGTCGAGTCGAGGATCGAGCCGTTGAGCTCGACGCCCGCCGAGACGCCGAGCCGGCTGGCGCGCACGGTCGCGTTGTCGACGAGGAGCAGCGAGGTGTTCCCGGAGAGGCCGGTCTCGGCGTACTCGATGCGCGCGTGGCTGATCCTGCTGGTCCGCTCATTGGCATGCTCGATGGCGATCCCGCCCCAGTCCCCCGGGCGGGGCTCGCCGGCGGCCGAGGTGAACACGATCGGCTGCGACGGCGTCCCCTGCGCGACCAGCACGCCGTTGACCACGAGGCGCGCTGCCGGCTCGCCCGCGGCGGTCCGCTCCGTCGCGAAGCGCACGACGCTCCCCGGCTGGACGAGCAGGGTGGCCCCCCGCTTCACCCGGACCTCCCCGCCCACGTCGACCGTCCCCTGCCAGACCGTGTCGGACTCGATCTCGAGCGGTGCGGCGCCGGCCCACGGGGGCCGGGCGGCCAGCAGCAGCGACACCGCGGCGGCGAGCAGGACGGGACGGAACCAGACGCTGGCCATCGCACGATTATAGGACCATTCCCCCCGTTTTGTTTCGGCTCGGTGCCGGCCGCGATCTCCGGATGGCGCCGGGGTGGGCGTGCCGCGCGGCGGTGCGTTTGTGCTAGTATTCACGCGGTGGCGAACGCGCCCGGCGCTGTTCGCGGAAGCGGTGGAGCGGCGTGCGGAGAGGACGGGATGAACGTGCTGGGACGAGCGCGGGGCGCGTGGCGGGCGGGCGCCCTGATGGGCCTGGCCCTGCTGCTGTGCGCGTCGCGCCTTCCGGCTGACGGCCAGCACGAGGAGCCGCCTCCGGTCGTGCCGACCGGGAGCGCTCAGGGCAACGGCCTGGAGGGCCGCGTCACCGTCGACGGGACCCCGATCGCCGGCGGCGTCGTGTTCGTCTACCTGACGTACGACGACGTCCTGGCCTTCAAGCCGTTCGCGGCCTCCACGCCCAGCGGCGACGACGGTTCGTACCGGCTGGACCTGCCGCCGGGCAAGTACTTCGTCGTGGCGAAGCACCGCGCGGCCGGCCCGGCGGACGGGCCGCTCGCGGTGGGCGACGGCCTCTCCTTCAACGGCTCGAACCCGATCACCGTCGATCCCGGCAGGTACGTCCATGTCGGCTTCTCGCTGCCGCGCAAGCTCGCCGAGGTCGCCTACCAGGACGGCGCGGACCCGGCGACGGGGTCGATCGAGGGCGTCATCGAGTACCAGGGGCGCCCGCTGGAGGGCGCCGGCCTGCGCATCTTCCTCGACGGCAAGGACCTCTTCCGCGGCCAGGGCTACGCCGTCGCGCCGCCGACGGGCGCCGACGGCACCTTCCGCCTCGACCTGCTCCCCGAGAGCGCGTTCTTCCTCATCGTGCGCAAGCGCGCCAAGGGCGCCGGCGCCGGGCCGATCGAGGAGGGTGACTACTTCGGCTACTTCGTCGAGAACCCCGTGCAGGTGCACGTGGGCAAGACCGCCCGGGTGAAGTTCGAGGTCATCAACAAGGCCAGCGAGATCGGCAAGGACGACAGCCTCTTCCGCGCCACCGGCACCCAGATCACGGGGCGCATCGTCGGCACGGACGGCACGGTCGTGCCCGGCGTCTACGCCTTCGCCTACGAGGAGAAGGTGATGGCGCACGCCCGCCCCTCGTTCATCTCGCGGGTGGTCGACAAGGAGGGGCGGTATGTCATCAACGTTTCCCACGGTGGCGTCTACTACATCGGCGCGCGCTCGGACTACGGGGACTCCCCCGGCCTCGGCGAGTGGTACGGCCGCTACGACGTCACCCCCGATCACTCCGTGCGCGTCGAGACGGGCAAGCGCGTCGAGGGGATCGACATCGTTGTCGAGAAGATCAACCCGTAGCCACGCCGCCGCGGCCGCCCTCGCCGCCATCCTGGCCGCCGCTCCCGCCGCCGCCGGCCCCTTCGACTACGTCAAGGGGGTCATGCGCGAGGACACCACCTGGAGCGGGGAGGTGACGATCACCGGCCAGACGGTCGTCAAGAAGGGCGCGACGCTCACGATCCTCCCCGGCACGACGGTGCGCTTTCTCTGGATCGACGAGGACGGCGACGAGATCGGCGATTCCGAGCTCAACGTCGAGGGGCGCATCGTCGCGCGCGGCGAGAAGGACCGGCCGATCGTCTTCACGTCGGGGCGGCCCGAGCCGAAGATGAAGGACTGGACCTTCATCATGATCTCCACCAACCGCGACAGCATCCTGGAGTACTGCACCATCGAGTACGCGTTCTCCGGGGCCCAGGTGCACTACTCGTCCGCGACGATCCGCAACTGCCTGATCCGCCGCAACTTCGAAGGCGTGCGCTATTCGACGACGGCGGTGGACATCCTCAACTGCGACTTCGTCGAGAATTACTACGGCCTGCGCTTCGAGGCC
This window of the bacterium genome carries:
- a CDS encoding ABC transporter ATP-binding protein — its product is MKPSVDLRSVAKSFGAKVVVADVSFSARRGECFGLMGPNGAGKSTTLKMIHGFIRPSAGTILVNGVDVAASPREARAALGIAPQEDLLDSDLSVARNLYFHGRYHRLSREDARRRCASLLRESGLDGHADEPVSHLSTGLRRRLVLARALLTDPAIVILDEPTRGLDRESRQQCLATLSSLKERGATLILATHDLAEAEALCDRAAVLEEGRIRAEGSLWEILREHRAGGPEAAVFGNGAC
- a CDS encoding right-handed parallel beta-helix repeat-containing protein, producing MASVWFRPVLLAAAVSLLLAARPPWAGAAPLEIESDTVWQGTVDVGGEVRVKRGATLLVQPGSVVRFATERTAAGEPAARLVVNGVLVAQGTPSQPIVFTSAAGEPRPGDWGGIAIEHANERTSRISHARIEYAETGLSGNTSLLLVDNATVRASRLGVSAGVELNGSILDSTISGNDQGMKYFQASAFQVEHCEITGNGAGGIACLMGSSPALRRSTVAGNGGHGISCVQGSSPLIEGNAIRGHGQGIHVELQSRPLIRNNIITENDTGVWAEKYAFPTIAANDIRRNGVGIYCNFASYPVINGNNLDDNRRFAVVVGDNMSIKVEKLIPYRAGGSALAAAPAAPEALPPQTRKFTPFAVGEEGLVDARGNWWGAAALSEMERLGAEGNISVIEDFHDKPEVFYFDKPFPRDRVAFSSWEPRPLTDTGPPPSRVARIAGTVRSAGVPVPGVRVHAYKDVEGGFRGQGFAHSGPTAEDGSYTLYLPAGSYHLVAKGPRPAFPNAEAGPGDLYGLCAVNPVTVGAGETGTCAIDAAPLPAPGATERK
- a CDS encoding carboxypeptidase-like regulatory domain-containing protein gives rise to the protein MNVLGRARGAWRAGALMGLALLLCASRLPADGQHEEPPPVVPTGSAQGNGLEGRVTVDGTPIAGGVVFVYLTYDDVLAFKPFAASTPSGDDGSYRLDLPPGKYFVVAKHRAAGPADGPLAVGDGLSFNGSNPITVDPGRYVHVGFSLPRKLAEVAYQDGADPATGSIEGVIEYQGRPLEGAGLRIFLDGKDLFRGQGYAVAPPTGADGTFRLDLLPESAFFLIVRKRAKGAGAGPIEEGDYFGYFVENPVQVHVGKTARVKFEVINKASEIGKDDSLFRATGTQITGRIVGTDGTVVPGVYAFAYEEKVMAHARPSFISRVVDKEGRYVINVSHGGVYYIGARSDYGDSPGLGEWYGRYDVTPDHSVRVETGKRVEGIDIVVEKINP
- a CDS encoding right-handed parallel beta-helix repeat-containing protein, with the translated sequence MSRRSTRSHAAAAALAAILAAAPAAAGPFDYVKGVMREDTTWSGEVTITGQTVVKKGATLTILPGTTVRFLWIDEDGDEIGDSELNVEGRIVARGEKDRPIVFTSGRPEPKMKDWTFIMISTNRDSILEYCTIEYAFSGAQVHYSSATIRNCLIRRNFEGVRYSTTAVDILNCDFVENYYGLRFEANGSRATVTRNRIEGNRYGIFAPGRGTRTMKIEENNIVNNTEFQVYFGDRQQGDLDFPRNWWGTTDPAAIEAGIYDRLDDPLVGKAHWEPALTAPVSPCGIQ